One genomic region from Sorangium aterium encodes:
- a CDS encoding DUF3634 family protein, producing MSLLIPVALLALVVPLVVALLRANELFCVRVEGRNVRLLRGRMPQRLLDDITDVLRAAPVGRGAVRVVVEDRRARVHVEGDISPEQAQQLRNTVSMWPVPKIRAAPKRRAGA from the coding sequence ATGTCCCTCCTGATCCCCGTCGCCCTGCTCGCCCTCGTCGTGCCGCTCGTCGTGGCGCTCCTGCGCGCAAATGAGCTATTTTGCGTGCGCGTCGAGGGGCGCAACGTCCGGCTGCTCCGGGGCCGGATGCCGCAGCGGCTGCTCGACGACATCACGGACGTCCTCCGCGCAGCGCCGGTCGGGCGGGGCGCGGTGCGGGTCGTCGTCGAGGACCGGCGCGCCCGGGTCCACGTGGAAGGGGATATCTCTCCCGAGCAGGCTCAGCAGCTGAGGAACACCGTCTCCATGTGGCCGGTTCCGAAGATCCGCGCGGCCCCGAAGCGCCGCGCGGGCGCATGA
- a CDS encoding ABC1 kinase family protein, with product MADDKPRDNPPTSKLGRLARLAGLAPRTIPFAIEGAKRVLGATRTEEEEAEARRRMAQEVKKTAEAMLKTLGEMKGLPLKFGQMASYIDGLAPPGYEEKFQATLKKLLDKAPPLSPEAAEQMIREELGAPPERVFAAWEREPFAAASIGQVHRATTRSGERVAVKVQYPGMDRAIENDLKSVSMLEAMMAPIAKKLHARQTVDELRKVFLSELDYAREAEMADLFRRMNAGDEDVYIPRIHHSLTTRRVLTLELVDGMSYAEFCERGSQEAKNRAGLSIWRFTFRSMLRYGWLYADPHPGNYRFHEDGRVTILDFGCVKQLPPDLVEGMKRYMRAAMDADWKEFDRACVEVLGYDPADESWDLYRSYTMELMVPLCTHGTWKCSPEKARETVAYLTRGIRGLALKEGEKMPTIPHVPKMPQDFTFVNRLQWGLASVLAGLRTEAAFRRTIDPWVRDGVHPVPD from the coding sequence ATGGCCGACGACAAACCCCGAGACAATCCGCCGACCTCCAAGCTGGGGCGCCTCGCGCGCCTCGCCGGCCTCGCGCCCCGCACGATCCCGTTCGCCATCGAGGGCGCGAAGCGCGTCCTCGGCGCGACCCGGACCGAGGAGGAGGAGGCCGAAGCGCGGCGGAGGATGGCCCAGGAGGTCAAGAAGACCGCCGAGGCGATGCTGAAGACGCTGGGCGAGATGAAAGGCCTGCCGCTCAAGTTCGGCCAGATGGCGAGCTACATCGACGGGCTCGCGCCGCCGGGATACGAGGAGAAGTTCCAGGCCACGCTGAAGAAGCTGCTCGACAAGGCGCCGCCCCTGTCGCCGGAGGCCGCGGAGCAGATGATCCGCGAGGAGCTCGGCGCCCCGCCCGAGCGCGTGTTCGCGGCGTGGGAGCGGGAGCCGTTCGCGGCGGCGAGCATCGGACAGGTGCACCGGGCCACGACGAGGTCGGGGGAGCGGGTCGCGGTGAAGGTGCAGTACCCCGGCATGGACAGGGCCATCGAGAACGACCTGAAGAGCGTCTCGATGCTCGAGGCGATGATGGCGCCCATCGCCAAGAAGCTGCACGCCCGGCAGACCGTCGACGAGCTCCGCAAGGTCTTCCTGTCCGAGCTCGACTATGCGCGCGAGGCCGAGATGGCGGACCTGTTCCGCCGCATGAACGCCGGGGACGAGGACGTCTACATCCCTCGCATCCACCACAGCCTCACCACGAGGCGCGTCCTCACGCTCGAGCTCGTCGACGGCATGAGCTACGCCGAGTTCTGCGAGCGCGGCAGCCAGGAGGCGAAGAACCGCGCGGGCCTCTCCATCTGGCGCTTCACCTTCCGCTCGATGCTCCGGTACGGCTGGCTCTACGCCGACCCGCACCCGGGCAACTACCGCTTCCACGAGGATGGCCGCGTCACGATCCTCGATTTCGGCTGCGTGAAGCAGCTCCCGCCCGACCTCGTGGAGGGCATGAAGCGCTACATGCGCGCGGCCATGGACGCGGACTGGAAGGAGTTCGACCGGGCGTGCGTGGAGGTGCTCGGCTACGACCCGGCCGACGAGAGCTGGGATCTCTACCGGAGCTACACGATGGAGCTCATGGTCCCGCTGTGCACGCACGGGACCTGGAAGTGCTCCCCGGAGAAGGCGCGCGAGACCGTGGCGTACCTGACCCGCGGCATCCGGGGGCTCGCCCTCAAGGAGGGAGAGAAGATGCCCACCATCCCCCACGTGCCGAAGATGCCGCAGGACTTCACGTTCGTGAATCGCCTGCAGTGGGGGCTCGCGTCCGTGCTGGCGGGGCTCCGGACCGAGGCGGCGTTCCGGCGGACCATCGATCCCTGGGTGCGCGACGGGGTGCACCCTGTCCCCGATTGA
- a CDS encoding DUF4920 domain-containing protein → MRAKPIASLFFLVLAQLGCSAERKPDAEPAPGAAPPATAEGASPMQASASGIARLEKKQFGAPITESSTTPLPALLQEPGKFSGKTVRTEGVVSAVCKSMGCWMEIADESGSAHIKMAGHSFFVPKDASGHRAVVQGKMVAGEAEEGAACGAKDNCRGEAEKQTGRVAKIELEATGVQFLD, encoded by the coding sequence ATGCGTGCAAAGCCCATCGCCTCCCTGTTCTTCCTGGTCCTTGCGCAGCTCGGCTGTTCCGCCGAGCGCAAGCCCGACGCCGAGCCGGCTCCCGGGGCTGCGCCTCCCGCGACCGCCGAGGGCGCATCGCCGATGCAGGCGTCGGCCTCCGGGATCGCGCGGCTCGAGAAGAAGCAGTTTGGCGCGCCCATCACGGAGAGCTCGACGACGCCGCTGCCGGCGCTCCTGCAGGAGCCGGGCAAGTTCAGCGGAAAGACCGTCCGGACCGAGGGGGTCGTCTCGGCCGTGTGCAAGTCGATGGGCTGCTGGATGGAGATCGCCGACGAGTCCGGCAGCGCCCACATCAAGATGGCGGGCCACAGCTTCTTCGTCCCGAAGGACGCCTCCGGTCACCGGGCGGTCGTCCAGGGCAAGATGGTCGCGGGCGAGGCCGAGGAAGGCGCCGCGTGCGGCGCCAAGGACAACTGCCGCGGCGAAGCCGAGAAGCAGACGGGCCGGGTCGCGAAGATCGAGCTCGAAGCGACCGGCGTGCAGTTCCTGGACTGA
- the nadA gene encoding quinolinate synthase NadA → MTSAAPQPAAIDPRLDLHDEISRLKRERNAVLLAHYYQDGDIQDLADFLGDSLQLAQQAKKTTADVILFAGVHFMAETAKILNPERIVVVPDLAAGCSLADGCPVDRFRAWRARYPGAVAISYINCSAEVKAESDYICTSSNAEKIVRAIPEGQEILFAPDKNLGRWLVERTGRPMRLWQGSCVVHETFSLRKIVALRERHPDAKLIAHPECEEPILRMSDYIGSTTALLKYTTADDARKYIVATESGIVHQMRKASPQKEFIEGPPEGNCACNECPFMRLNTLEKVYLALRDLAPRLEMAPELRERARVPIDRMLALS, encoded by the coding sequence ATGACGAGCGCCGCGCCCCAGCCTGCCGCCATCGATCCGCGCCTGGATCTGCACGACGAGATCAGCCGCCTGAAGCGGGAGAGGAACGCCGTCCTCCTGGCCCACTACTACCAGGACGGCGACATCCAGGATCTCGCAGACTTCCTCGGCGACTCCCTGCAGCTGGCCCAGCAGGCGAAGAAGACGACCGCGGACGTCATCCTGTTCGCCGGCGTGCATTTCATGGCCGAGACGGCGAAGATCCTGAACCCCGAGCGCATCGTCGTGGTCCCCGACCTCGCGGCGGGCTGCTCGCTCGCCGACGGCTGCCCCGTCGACCGCTTCCGCGCGTGGCGCGCCCGGTACCCGGGCGCGGTCGCGATCTCGTACATCAACTGCTCCGCCGAGGTGAAGGCGGAGAGCGACTACATCTGCACGTCGTCGAACGCGGAGAAGATCGTCCGCGCGATCCCCGAGGGGCAGGAGATCCTCTTCGCGCCCGACAAGAACCTCGGGCGCTGGCTCGTCGAGCGGACGGGCCGCCCGATGCGCCTGTGGCAGGGCAGCTGCGTCGTTCACGAGACCTTCAGCCTGCGCAAGATCGTCGCGCTGCGCGAGCGCCACCCGGACGCGAAGCTCATCGCGCACCCGGAGTGCGAGGAGCCGATCCTGCGGATGTCCGATTACATCGGCTCGACGACCGCGCTGCTCAAATACACCACCGCGGACGACGCCCGGAAGTACATCGTCGCGACGGAGAGCGGCATCGTGCACCAGATGCGCAAGGCGTCGCCGCAGAAGGAGTTCATCGAGGGGCCGCCCGAGGGCAACTGCGCCTGCAACGAGTGCCCCTTCATGCGGCTCAACACGCTCGAGAAGGTCTATCTCGCGCTGCGCGATCTCGCCCCGCGCCTCGAGATGGCGCCCGAGCTGCGCGAGCGCGCGCGCGTCCCGATCGATCGCATGCTGGCCCTCAGCTGA